The following proteins are encoded in a genomic region of Apis mellifera strain DH4 linkage group LG14, Amel_HAv3.1, whole genome shotgun sequence:
- the LOC413569 gene encoding tyrosine-protein phosphatase Lar isoform X5 encodes MLVANHHMVERCNGGIKCAVITGDREKTGKRVVNMTPIFLVLLVAIDPIIAQNGGNISDSQYITYMTSPPTILVRPQSQQVKAGGIASFYCTAEGAPPPQIHWRKNGKRVSQSQSRYLVHNYENGALLRIEPVRPVRDNTMYECLAENGVGDAVSAEAQLRVYEAEKLPNGFPLISQAPTTKVVEMGHNAVLLCTAVGSPPPIISWVRDMLPIDTTNPRYTVLDTGALQITGSDVNDQGKYECVANNSVGTEYSKSAMLYVKVRRVAPSFSIPPPAVSEVMLGASLNLTCVAVGSPMPYVKWKKGPSLDLTPEDNLPVGRNVLMLTDIKETANYTCTAASDLGVIEVTSMVKVQSLPGPAENVQVSDITATSVKLTWSYKDPDEVQYYVIQHKPKHVNQAFAEISGITTMYYHVRSLSPYTEYELYVIVVNAIGRGPPSAPVTVTTGETKPGTAPRKVQARPLSSSTMVIQWVEPETPNGQVTGYKIYYTTDPNQPMASWKYQMVDNNQLTTISDLDTHTIYTIRVQALTSVGPGPLSTPVQIKTQQGVPSQPEMLTAIDIGETTVTLQWNKPIHSAENILSYELYWNDTYAQEKHHRRIPVTENYTLTGLYPNTLYYVWLAARSQRGEGATTIPYPVRTKQYVPGAPPRNVSGEAVSPTSIRVTWEPPPADRSNGRIAYYKLQVVESGRSDSEAKVIKLNDTQFVLDELKKWTEYRIWVLAGTSVGDGPPSYPISVRTHEDAVKMPGDPQDVKVTPINSTAIHVEWKPPKSKEQNGVIRGYHIHVQEVREEMFSYVFQGKDLLNEPIRRDVHEGVLEVNITGLQPDTRYSVQVAALTRKGDGDRSPPVHVRTPGGVPNRPHVNVKVLSRDPEVLELEWSQPTQTYGDLLGYRIRYGIKNQTLKEEFIQDVHQHAYKITDLGERGVDYEFRVAGQNAIGFGQETVRYWFSPEGLPTGAPTNLSYFFQTPDTVCVTWDMPLREHRNGQIIGYDVQFNKKNDHSTTINRNTTRTRAVFTNLEENTEYVFHVIARTSRGSGPISEKITIVTEKDMGRAPMSVKAVATSDTSVEVWWEPVPNRGKILGYQIFYTTTAVEDLDEWKQKTIGLTESADLVNLEKFTQYAITVAARYKTGLGRLSEKVTVKVKPEDVPLDLRAPDSSTHSMTLSWKPPIRLNPMNYKVSFDAVKEFVDSQGITQTQIVPRRQILLDPTVTTTTINELQPFTTYNVNVSAVPRDGQYRPPAKITITTQMAAPKPMVKPDFYGVVNGEEIQVILPQASEEYGPISHYYLIVVPEDKSTADKQPDELTEDMIAGKGAKQERENAPYIAAKFPHRDIPYTFHLGSGDIYDGYENRRLEKNKRYRIFVRAVVDTPRKHLYTSSPFSEYLSLDMREVPPGEPPRRPNPNTPVDGNPEVSVKTSGQEPGMVWVVGPIIAALMVSVFLVLLFVIKKRRQPCKTPDQAAVTRPLIPADISSNHAPSDPVEMRRLNFQTPGMVSHPPIPITELGNHIERLKANDNLKFSQEYESIEPGQQFTWDHSNMEVNASKNRYANVIAYDHSRVILQTIDGMSGTDYINANYCDGYRKQNAYVATQGPLQETFGDFWRMCWELRSSTIVMMTKLEERTRIKCDQYWPGRGSETYGLMTVTITDVQELATYCIRTFQISRAGYSERREIKQLQFTAWPDHGVPEHPAPFLQFLRRVRSLNPPDSGPLIVHCSAGVGRTGCFIVIDSMLERIKHEKMIDIYGHVTCLRAQRNYMVQTEDQYIFIHDALYEAVICGNTEVPARNLHSHIQKLMQPEIESITGMELEFKKLSNIKVDSSRFISANLPCNKHKNRLVHILPYECTRVCLQPQRNIEGSDYINASLIDGYRYRGAYIATQGPLCDTTDDFWRMLWEHNSTIVVMLTKLKEMGREKCHQYWPSDRSIRYQCFVVDPIAEYNMPQYILREFKVTDARDGASRTVRQFQFIDWPEQGVPKSGDGFIDFIGQVHKTKEQFGQDGPITVHCSAGVGRTGVFITLSIVLERMQYEGVVDIFQTVRILRTQRPAMVQTEDQYQFCYRASLEYLGSFDHYAN; translated from the exons CCGAGAAATTGCCCAACGGTTTCCCGTTAATATCTCAAGCGCCAACGACCAAGGTGGTCGAGATGGGCCATAACGCGGTGCTGCTGTGCACGGCCGTCGGTTCGCCGCCTCCGATCATATCTTGGGTGAGAGATATGCTGCCCATCGACACCACCAATCCACGCTACACCGTTTTGGACACGG gggCGTTGCAAATCACCGGATCCGACGTGAACGATCAAGGAAAGTACGAGTGCGTGGCGAACAATTCGGTGGGCACCGAGTATTCGAAATCCGCCATGCTCTACGTGAAAG TTCGACGCGTTGCGCCCAGTTTCTCCATACCGCCGCCCGCTGTCAGCGAAGTGATGCTGGGCGCCTCTTTGAACCTGACCTGCGTCGCCGTCGGATCCCCGATGCCGTACGTGAAATGGAAGAAAGGCCCTTCCTTGGATCTGACTCCGGAGGACAATCTGCCAGTCGGTAGGAACGTGCTGATGCTCACGGACATCAAGGAGACGGCCAACTATACTTGCACGGCAGCCAGCGATCTCGGCGTCATAGAGGTTACGTCGATGGTGAAAGTTCAAT ctCTGCCCGGGCCTGCGGAGAACGTTCAAGTGTCGGACATCACGGCGACGTCCGTGAAGCTGACCTGGTCTTACAAAGATCCGGACGAGGTCCAATACTACGTGATACAGCACAAGCCGAAGCACGTGAATCAGGCGTTCGCCGAGATATCGGGAATCACCACCATGTACTATCACGTGCGGAGTCTCAGCCCGTACACCGAGTACGAACTTTACGTGATAGTCGTGAACGCAATTGGGCGTGGTCCCCCGAGTGCCCCTGTGACGGTCACCACTGGAGAAACGA AACCGGGTACCGCACCGCGGAAGGTTCAGGCCCGGCCATTGAGCTCGAGCACGATGGTCATACAATGGGTCGAGCCAGAGACACCGAACGGGCAAGTGACG GGTTACAAGATATATTACACGACGGATCCGAATCAACCGATGGCCTCCTGGAAGTATCAGATGGTGGACAACAATCAACTGACCACGATCTCGGATCTGGACACCCACACGATATACACGATTCGAGTGCAGGCGTTGACAAGCGTCGGTCCCGGTCCATTGAGCACACCTGTCCAGATTAAGACGCAACAAGGGGTGCCGAGCCAACCGGAGATGTTGACCGCGATAGATATCGGGGAGACCACGGTAACCCTCCAGTGGAATAAACCTATTCATAGCGCGGAAAATATTCTCAGCTATGAATTGTATTGGAACGATACGTACGCTCAG GAGAAGCATCATCGCAGGATACCTGTCACCGAGAACTACACGTTGACCGGCCTCTATCCGAACACCCTGTATTACGTTTGGCTGGCCGCCCGGAGTCAACGGGGGGAAGGAGCCACCACGATACCGTATCCGGTTCGCACGAAGCAGTACG TCCCCGGGGCTCCGCCTCGCAATGTAAGCGGAGAAGCGGTCAGCCCGACCTCCATACGGGTAACATGGGAACCACCGCCtgccgatcgatcgaacggaAGGATCGCGTACTACAAGCTGCAAGTGGTCGAGAGCGGACGCTCCGACTCGGAGGCGAAAGTTATCAAACTGAATGACACGCAATTCGTGTTGGACGAACTGAAAAAGTGGACCGAGTATCGGATTTGGGTATTGGCCGGGACCAGCGTAGGTGACGGACCTCCGAGTTATCCTATCTCTGTCAGAACTCACGAGGACG CTGTAAAAA TGCCGGGTGATCCTCAAGACGTGAAAGTGACGCCGATCAATTCGACGGCGATACACGTCGAGTGGAAACCGCCAAAGTCGAAGGAGCAGAACGGCGTGATCAGAGGTTACCACATACACGTGCAAGAAGTGAGGGAAGAG atGTTTTCGTACGTTTTCCAGGGGAAGGATCTGTTGAACGAGCCGATACGACGCGACGTGCACGAAGGCGTGCTGGAAGTGAACATTACGGGGTTGCAACCCGACACCAGATACTCGGTCCAAGTGGCCGCTCTGACGAGAAAGGGAGACGGCGACCGCTCGCCCCCGGTTCACGTGAGAACTCCCGGAGGTGTGCCCAACAGGCCTCACGTTAACGTAAA AGTTCTGTCCCGAGATCCCGAGGTGCTGGAGCTCGAGTGGTCGCAACCCACGCAAACGTACGGCGATCTGTTGGGGTACAGGATAAGGTACGGGATTAAGAATCAGACGTTGAAGGAGGAATTTATACAAGACGTTCATCAACACGCGTATAAAATCACCGATCTCG GGGAGAGGGGCGTGGATTACGAGTTCAGAGTGGCGGGGCAGAACGCGATCGGGTTCGGGCAGGAGACGGTGCGATACTGGTTCAGCCCGGAGGGATTACCGACCGGCGCCCCGACCAATCTATCCTACTTCTTCCAAACGCCGGACACGGTGTGCGTTACGTGGGACATGCCTCTCCGGGAGCACAGGAACGGTCAGATAATCGGTTACGACGTGCAATTCAACAAGAAGAACGACCACTCGACCACGATTAACCGGAAcacgacgaggacgagggcGGTTTTCACGAATTTGGAGGAGAACACCGAGTACGTGTTCCACGTGATCGCGCGGACGTCGAGGGGGAGCGGGCCCATCTCCGAGAAGATCACCATAGTGACGGAGAAGGACATGGGGCGGGCGCCGATGTCCGTGAAGGCGGTGGCCACGTCGGACACGAGCGTGGAGGTCTGGTGGGAGCCGGTCCCCAACCGCGGCAAGATCCTCGGCTACCAGATATTCTACACGACGACCGCGGTCGAGGATCTGGACGAGTGGAAGCAAAAGACGATCGGGCTCACCGAGTCCGCGGATCTGGTCAACCTGGAGAAGTTCACCCAGTACGCGATCACGGTGGCAGCCAGGTACAAGACAGGGCTGGGAAGGCTGAGCGAGAAGGTGACGGTGAAGGTGAAGCCGGAGGACGTCCCCCTGGACCTGAGGGCGCCCGACTCGTCCACCCACTCGATGACCCTCTCGTGGAAACCGCCTATAAGGTTGAACCCGATGAACTACAAAGTGTCGTTCGACGCGGTGAAAGAGTTCGTCGACTCGCAGGGGATCACGCAAACGCAGATCGTGCCCCGCAGGCAGATCCTGCTCGACCCTACGGTGACCACGACCACGATAAACGAGTTGCAGCCGTTCACCACGTACAACGTGAACGTGAGCGCGGTGCCGCGGGACGGCCAGTACAGGCCGCCCGCCAAAATTACCATCACCACGCAAATGGCCGCCCCTAAGCCGATGGTCAAGCCCGATTTCTACGGGGTGGTGAACGGCGAGGAGATCCAGGTGATACTGCCCCAGGCGTCCGAGGAGTACGGCCCGATCTCCCACTATTACCTGATCGTAGTGCCCGAGGACAAGTCGACGGCCGACAAGCAGCCCGACGAGCTCACCGAGGACATGATCGCTGGCAAGGGGGCCAAGCAGGAGAGGGAGAACGCCCCGTACATCGCGGCCAAATTTCCTCACAGGGACATCCCGTACACGTTCCATCTAGGCAGCGGGGACATATACGACGGTTACGAGAACCGTAGACTCGAGAAGAACAAACGGTACAGGATCTTCGTTCGTGCCGTGGTCGACACGCCGAGAAAG CACTTGTACACCTCGTCGCCCTTCTCCGAATACTTGTCCCTCGATATGAGGGAAGTGCCGCCCGGCGAGCCACCTCGACGCCCCAATCCCAACACACCGGTCGACGGGAATCCGGAAGTGTCGGTGAAGACGAGCGGCCAGGAGCCGGGGATGGTGTGGGTGGTCGGGCCCATAATTGCAGCCTTAATGGTCAGCGTGTTCCTCGTCCTTCTTTTCGTCATTAAAAA ACGAAGGCAGCCGTGCAAAACGCCGGATCAGGCGGCCGTCACTCGGCCCCTGATACCCGCGGACATCAGCTCGAACCACGCCCCGTCCGATCCGGTCGAGATGCGGCGTTTAAATTTCCAAACGCCGGGCATGGTGTCCCATCCGCCGATCCCGATCACCGAGCTGGGCAATCACATCGAGCGGCTGAAAGCGAACGACAATCTGAAGTTCAGCCAGGAGTACGAGTCGATCGAGCCCGGCCAACAATTCACCTGGGACCACTCGAACATGGAGGTGAACGCGTCGAAGAATCGTTACGCGAACGTGATCGCGTACGACCACTCGAGGGTGATCCTCCAAACGATCGACGGGATGTCGGGCACGGATTACATAAACGCCAATTACTGCGACGGGTATAGGAAGCAGAACGCGTACGTGGCCACCCAAGGCCCCCTCCAGGAAACGTTCGGCGACTTCTGGAGGATGTGTTGGGAGTTGAGGTCGAGCACGATCGTGATGATGACGAAACTGGAGGAGAGGACGAGGATAAAGTGCGACCAGTATTGGCCGGGCAGGGGATCCGAAACTTACGGCCTGATGACGGTCACCATCACCGACGTTCAAGAGCTCGCCACCTACTGCATCCGCACGTTCCAAATATCCCGGGCGGGCTACTCCGAGAGGCGGGAGATCAAGCAGTTGCAGTTCACCGCCTGGCCGGACCACGGCGTGCCCGAGCATCCAGCGCCGTTCTTGCAGTTCTTGCGCAGGGTCAGGTCGTTGAACCCGCCCGACAGCGGCCCCCTGATCGTGCACTGCAGCGCGGGGGTCGGGCGGACCGGTTGCTTCATAGTGATCGACTCGATGCTCGAGAGGATCAAACACGAGAAGATGATCGACATTTACGGCCACGTGACTTGTTTGCGCGCCCAGCGGAACTACATGGTCCAGACCGAGGACCAGTACATATTCATACACGACGCGCTCTACGAGGCCGTGATCTGCGGCAACACCGAGGTACCTGCCAGAAACTTGCACTCCCACATTCAGAAGTTGATGCAGCCCGAGATCGAGAGCATCACGGGCATGGAGTTGGAGTTCAAGAAATTGTCCAACATCAAGGTGGACTCGTCCCGCTTCATCTCGGCCAACCTGCCCTGCAACAAGCACAAAAATCGCCTGGTCCACATCCTGCCGTACGAGTGCACCAGAGTTTGCCTGCAACCGCAGCGGAACATCGAGGGATCGGATTACATAAACGCGAGCCTGATCGACGGGTATCGATACCGAGGCGCCTACATAGCCACTCAGGGTCCCCTTTGCGACACGACCGACGACTTTTGGCGCATGCTCTGGGAGCACAACTCCACCATAGTCGTCATGTTGACGAAGCTGAAGGAGATGGGGAGGGAGAAGTGCCATCAATACTGGCCGTCCGACAGATCGATCCGTTACCAATGCTTCGTCGTCGACCCGATCGCCGAGTACAACATGCCCCAGTACATCCTGCGAGAGTTCAAAGTGACGGACGCGCGGGACGGGGCAAGCCGCACCGTGAGACAGTTCCAGTTCATCGACTGGCCCGAGCAGGGCGTTCCAAAGTCCGGGGACGGGTTCATCGACTTCATCGGCCAGGTGCACAAGACGAAGGAGCAGTTCGGCCAGGACGGGCCCATCACCGTGCATTGCAGCGCTGGCGTCGGCAGAACGGGCGTTTTCATCACGCTCAGCATCGTGTTGGAGCGCATGCAGTACGAGGGGGTGGTCGATATTTTCCAAACAGTGAGAATATTGCGCACGCAACGACCAGCCATGGTTCAAACCGAG GACCAATATCAATTCTGTTATCGCGCCAGTTTGGAATACTTGGGTTCTTTCGATCATTACGCCAACTGA